The proteins below come from a single Malus domestica chromosome 03, GDT2T_hap1 genomic window:
- the LOC139194356 gene encoding uncharacterized protein produces the protein MPEDLQNTLFQMLQRLNEASLGSRNETGLAPPKGERHRTTQPDEVVIVNPVLPFSEAPVNMLNMTWAEKGKGKIIREEEEGKLAKRPTEGIGKPSEYPKAAIIKGLVMCSKCQCECELEIPPAGVLIDHELIKREARERLKQATRKNTSRSVFQRLGGDSQPKALSEVFRNYEVSDEAEDMEAKLQRSTEQLQNGQKGKEVRRTDGIANPVKKATPAYRGRKWYVVGKDGQPTRPMGASMVRRVQRQHKAYMNSLMTPITSEASKNQKPERATSGSSSQLRWRSKKEVERANGKTEGMGNHVPQSQHPGKYRILRRAQEDLTMMPTPGWRPGPTHEETVASERRPTFLPLDPFGEVPKQALYGDIINHNRKGYQSPYYQPMQWPG, from the coding sequence ATGCCAGAAGATTTACAGAATACATTGTTTCAAATGCTACAGAGACTGAATGAAGCCTCCCTAGGCTCTAGAAATGAGACAGGTTTGGCTCCTCCCAAAGGAGAAAGACACAGGACTACCCAACCAGATGAGGTAGTCATAGTCAACCCTGTGTTGCCCTTTTCTGAAGCCCCGGTAAACATGCTCAACATGACCTGGGcagagaaaggaaaagggaaaattataagggaagaagaagaagggaaactAGCCAAACGACCTACGGAAGGGATAGGCAAACCATCCGAGTACCCAAAGGCTGCCATAATCAAAGGGCTGGTTATGTGTAGTAAATGCCAGTGTGAATGTGAACTCGAGATTCCCCCAGCTGGAGTCCTTATTGATCACGAGTTAATTAAAAGAGAAGCCCGCGAAAGGCTTAAGCAGGCAACAAGAAAAAATACTTcccgaagcgtttttcaacgtTTAGGAGGTGATTCCCAACCCAAGGCGTTGTCAGAAGTATTTCGAAACTATGAAGTTTCTGACGAGGCAGAGGACATGGAAGCCAAACTCCAAAGAAGTACAGAGCAGCTTCAAAATGGCCAAAAGGGGAAGGAAGTCAGAAGAACTGATGGGATAGCTAATCCTGTTAAGAAAGCAACTCCTGCATATCGTGGGCGGAAATggtatgtagttggaaaagatggGCAGCCCACCAGACCAATGGGAGCATCCATGGTCAGAAGGGTTCAAaggcagcacaaagcctacatgaattccctGATGACCCCCATCACCTCTGAAGcctcaaaaaatcaaaagccaGAGAGGGCAACATCTGGAAGTAGTAGTCAGCTTCGTTGGCGAAGTAAGAAGGAAGTAGAAAGGGCCAACGGCAAGACGGAGGGTATGGGGAATCATGTGCCACAAAGCCAACATCCTGGCAAGTATAGGATCTTAAGAAGGGCTCAGGAAGATCTGACTATGATGCCAACACCTGGTTGGAGGCCAGGGCCCACCCATGAGGAAACTGTTGCATCTGAAAGGAGACCAACCTTTCTGCCTTTGGATCCGTTTGGTGAAGTTCCAAAGCAAGCGCTGTACGGAGACATAATCAACCACAACAGGAAGGGATACCAGAGCCCTTACTACCAGCCGATGCAATGGCCTGGTTAG
- the LOC114823837 gene encoding uncharacterized protein isoform X1 codes for MTAKVGAASAVEPRTVEMSGTTMTPASSAGTQKVSMFAARAGFVIPKNKLSGSLVPVFRGSKTLGAGDALSGESKKQIQRKTKWGPDLTQDASVKKGRALAYQVPLLSDITACLVVQILSRLGWIKLHKRLKSGMLEDENDEDLLSAPQDLHHKSKSSKHEIDKKVGT; via the exons ATGACTGCAAAGGTTGGCGCTGCATCCGCAGTCGAACCTCGCACTGTTGAGATGTCTGGTACAACGATGACACCTGCATCATCAGCTGGTACACAAAAGGTCTCCATGTTTGCTGCCAGGGCTGGATTTGTTATACCGAAAAACAAGCTATCGGGTTCACTTGTGCCTGTCTTTCGCGGAAGTAAAACCCTAGGAGCTGGTGATGCGCTTAGTGGAGAAAGTAAGAAACAGATTCAGAGGAAAACAAAATGGGGCCCTGATCTCACCCAGGATGCTTCTGTCAAAAAGGGAAGAGCTTTAGCTTATCAG GTGCCACTACTAAGTGATATTACTGCCTGTTTGGTGGTACAAATTTTGAGCAGACTCGGGTGGATCAAATTACACAAAAGGCTGAAATCTGGAATGTTAGAGGATGAGAATGATGAGGACCTACTATCAGCACCTCAAGATCTGCACCACAAATCCAAATCCTCTAAGCATGAAATTGACAAAAAAG TTGGAACTTGA